The Diorhabda carinulata isolate Delta chromosome 12, icDioCari1.1, whole genome shotgun sequence DNA window TGTATCTTTTAAAGTTGGACGAAAGTTGAGTCCATTCGTTCGagatactgaaaataaataataaacgttTACATTACACCGAAAattaaatgtataaattatttatttctcacCTGTTTTGATTCCAGAAATCTTCTTGATGTTGTTGCCAAGGCATATATTTTCGGAAGTACCTTTCGTACCAATTATTTTGGTAATCGGGTTGGTATTGTTGTTGGTTCCAGTAGCTAGGTGTCTGATAGAATTGCGGTCGGTCGGATTGGACGTCTACTAGAACGTGTTTCGATAAAGTTACTGGCACGCATGCGCAGTAAGCTACCGCCAACGACAAAACAACCAAATACTTCATGTTGTTGCTGCACTTTACCACGAAAAGTGTATGCCGTTCCGATATTTTACAATCCTTTTTATACTACATTTTCGGTTGGCCGTTGAcctgtttttaattaattaatcacattttcgaaaattattaacAAGATAATTGgagatattttcttaaaatagttttattacaataaattttatcgtATTGTTTTGCTGTTTCGATAGATTTATCGAAAAGGTGGATGTCACCCGCGTATctttatttcgatatttaaaaaaaaataatcgccTCCGTTTCTTTCatcggaaaatttttattaatcatacGATTTTTTCGTTAAACGAAACTTTTTTCCATCAAGAAGAATATCCGACAGAAACGAAGCACGTTTCAAAGtatccaaatataaaatatttacttacttatCATAGTTTGcaaacttttttttctgttattgcAACATCCGGGGCTTAAATAATGACGGGGGgtccttaaggaattcggaaactcAAAAAATCCGGCTTAATACGGCCCTGTGTAATTGTGACGTTAAGCGAGAAccgaatttttgattttatcgaCCAAATAGAACCAAAATAGCACctcacaaataaaaatctactTTAGAATTCTTCCAAAATGGACGACGGAGTAATTGTGAAACCGCATACCTGGGACATGGGATACGGACCTGATGATTCGACGAAGATGTCGTGGATTCACTATATTAAATATTGGATAGGAATAAGAACCAATCGAGAATCGAAATCGTACCACCAAATGGAGGATAAATTGACGAGAAATCGTCgcaaacatccattaatggatagtagaaaaagaagaagaaacggaCCAATTATATTATGAAGATATTAGACGCGTGATTCGGGTGTTATATATGCTACGATTTTCCGAAAAACGACTTTATTCAACTCGATCAATCAGATTTGtcgtacaatataaaaaatttcttttttaaaagtTGTAGATGTCGATAAAATctattgaactatttttttaaatagaaattcacttttttttaacgtttttttgatcattattagaaaaaattcgataaaattaaacaaaaatgtaatttttccaTTACCTTTGCGCAATTAAGCGATTACAAAATTGGAAGCGATTATTACGAGAAttgtcaatttcaaaatttagatttttgttaatattttaacgttttttttattaagaaatagCTGTAGATGTGTccaaatgaaagaaattttgatcattattaggaaaaattcgataaaattaacaaaaatgtaatttttccaTTACCTTTGCGCAATTAAGCGATTACAAAATTGGAAGCGATTATTACGAGAAttgtcaatttcaaaatttagatttttgttaatattttaacgttttttttttattaagaaatagCTGTAGATGTGTCCAAATGAAAGAAATGTTGAtcattattaggaaaaattcgataaaattaaacaaaaatgtaatttttccaTTACCTTTGCGCAATTAAGCGATTACAAAATTGGAAGCGATTATTACGAGAAttgtcaatttcaaaatttagatttttgttaatattttaacgttttttttttattaagaaatagCTGTAGATGTGTccaaatgaaagaaattttgatcattattaggaaaaactcgataaaattaacaaaaatgtaatttttccaTTACCTTTGCGCAATTAAGCGATTACAAAATTGGAAGCGATTATTACGAGAAttgtcaatttcaaaatttagatttttgttaatattttcattgccaAGCCATTACCTATCgatatttgattgaattttgaaaatattttcttcctaCGGACAAAGAATGAACCAAGTTTTATATTTCTCTTCAAATCTACAATTTTTCGTCACAATTTATTTCTCAGTTAAGTAATTAATAAAGGGGCCTATGAAATAGGTTATGTCGGGtgactaactaaaaaaaaaacacattttttgccaaaaaaatcgattttatttattaatgtaatCACCTCCAATCATTCCAATGCTTCTAAAACAAAAtgggcttcagtttcagcaactgcttcttcatttgagtaGAAATTTATTACCGAcgatcatttttttgatatcagtagtcactgggaaccagatctggactatacgttCAATTTAAACATAGTTGCTATCGATTTGTGAATCGGTGGTTTTTGAGGCCGTTTTTACATTCAAATGCTCTAAAAAAACTCTATATATGATTCGCTATTGTTTGTTTTTGCGTTTAGGAGATAATTTATGTACAATATTTCATGTTCATTCCAAATTAATGAAGCCATATCTTTCCCAGTTGACTGTTATGTCTTCGGACGCGGTTCGCCGGCTACAATTCACTCGGATGATGATAGTATCGATTCCGGAAACACTGCTTTGATAATCAAAACGTTGTTGTTTATGATCAACTgcgagtaaacgcggcacccacatCGAAAAAAACTTTCTCGTGGTAAAATGTAAACATACTGCATTCTAGTATCTTTACTGCCTTAGCTAACTCACGCAATATCAATTTACAGATTAGTTATAACCAATTtatggacttttttgatgttttccgGAGTAACCACTTCGATTGGACGACCAGCACGTGTTCAACATCATCTGCGGCtctacgaccacgtttaaatccATCAAACCATAAACGAATGGTTCGGATAACACTTTTAAAGCCTATACAAGATTTTTTCCAACAAGAAACAATGACATATTAACACACTCCATTATTTTGTTGGCTGTCACTTTTGTCTGACagatcgaaatgtcatgaaatttgacatatagttttttaaaagttggtacttcgtaaacgtcatttggatttgacaatgacagcgtcATTTATGTGTCAGTTACACGACTTATTCAATGTAGATTTAAAGTTCAAAACCAtgtttttacattgtttttttttttttaactggtTGCAGTATTTTCGAATCGTTGAACCGTTTTCCCAAATGAAAATTTCCGGTTtgttttgaatttcaaaatgaaataagatTCTGAATGTTTTTCCAGAAAGTTTACGTTCGAAATTCTCATTTTTGTCCACTCATCTTTTATCGAGTTTCGCAAAATATTTTCCTTGGGAATCTTGGGAAAACGAACGGATTCCacgaaaattaaataaaaacgaaacggataaatgcgaattatttatttagacaacgtgaaaaatttaaaacataacaAAGTATACTCAGTATACGGTCTGGTATCTACGATAAATATTATCACCGGGGAATGCGGTCATACCTTCCCGTTCGTACTTTTGTTGGGGCAACAAGTACCAGAATTGATGGTAGGGATATTCCTGTTCTTGTTCGTAACGTTGTTGACTATATTCGGACGGATATTGTCTTTGGAGGAACGAATACCATGGTAGTTGATGGTACTGTTCGAGATCTTCGCGCGGTCGGTAAACCATTTGGTCAGCGAATTCTCCGGATAGATGTTTTTCCCGATTTTCCTTCACCAATTGCACAATTTGTTGATGGATCTCCTTCTGTTGATAATACAATTGCTTCGGAACCAAATCACCTTCAACGGTCAATTCGAGTAATCTTTGGTAGAAATTGAGGTAATGGTTAAGAACTATTTCGGGAATTACTTCTCCCATTTTATGAATCGAAGCGAAATAGTATCTGACATACTCCTGTTGGTAAATCAAGTGTTGGATCAAAGCCGGAATGAAAGTTTCTACTTGTCGGTAGGTCAATTCCTCGAGGGCGATCAATTCTTGAGGTAAAACATCTTGATGTTGGTAGAAAAATTGGATTTGTCGTTTAACGTGGACGTGTTGGAAGAAGATTTGTTGGATCAAACGGTAGACCTGTTCGGAAAGAACGTTATGCTGAATATAAAATTGTCGATGGACCGAAGAAAAACCGCGTTGGACTCTTTGTATGATCATCCGATCGACGAAGGATTTTTGGTAAGTTAATCTTTCGATCAAATGATGGATTCGTCGGTAGACGATTCTTTGTCTATTAACCAGATCGCTGGAAGCGAAATGTTGTTGTTgaagtaaattttcaatttcgtaAGTTACAACGGATTGTTCACGAATCAAATCTTCGATACATTTTTCAGCTTGGCGGTTCAAGAGCGCTTGGCGTTCGGTTATCTCTTGTACAAACTCCTCGGAAACCGTTCCGGTTAAATGAAGTTGTTCAACTTGTTGGTTTATCCATTGTTGTTGAACGGTCCATTTATACAGATCCCGATCGAAAGAATCTTGTTCGAAAACTGTATTATCGTATTGTTCCAAAAATTGTTGATGGCTTGGAATAGATACGAACCATTCTGCGTGTAGACCGTAATCTTGTGATTCCGGGTGTATCGGTACAACGTcgctttaaaaaaaattaaaataaattaatcgaattagaaaaattagaataaatcgTATTACCTAACTTGGTGCGTACGGCATTTTAGATCCCAATCCCGCATAACATCCAATAAAGTTTGATCCAAAACTCCGGCTTgtaccaaaaattgaattttcgtcaATAACGCGTAGAAGGAAGTTTCGTCTAAGGTACCTTCGTAATGTTTCAGAACGGCGCGAAGGGCGTCGAATTGATTAAAGTTTTCGTACGAATAGAATTTATTGATGTTGTTTGCTTCGTCGATTTCTAATGTCCTCGGTACCGATCCGGGTGTTTTGACTACTACGTTAAGTACTCTTGGTCTGGCAAGGCtgttgaaaatatccaattcgTAACCGTTGAAGCTTTTCAGAGTGATCGTACCGTCTTCTCCGAAGGTTAAATACCTACCGGTAAAAGTAGGTAGAGCGACGCCGAACGCAACTAAACCGAAAAGTAGTAGAACCTTCATGTTTGCACACGGTTAGCGAATGTGCCTTCCGTCGATTCTTCCTTCgaatttatatgattttttgaatcgATGTCCTCTTATTTTGATGTCTTTATCGACCCTTGGTGATGACTTGTATTATCGGTCATTGTTAAGGTCAAATCGTCGAACAAGGTCGAATTTAacaaacaacacataaaataaattatgtttagtTATTGATCCGATTGTAAAATccgttttttttaatagttttcgTCAAATTAATGAGATTGTTTCATATTATATCTAAACCATTTCCAATCACatcataaaaattgtattttaatcTACGAAGATGGTTCCAGAGCCACCTGGTATGACCTAGAGGTAGTTGCTTACCACTGTATTATGTAAATTTGGACAAAATTGTTCATtcgatacaaatatttttcgcctccttcgttataaacagtaaaatatcgAGTAagaaagtttagacgagactgtaCGTCCTACGAAGCCCAACAACTCATCGGTCGATCAAACGAGGTGAAGATTCCggagatttttaaaaaaaaaaaccacaaactgaTACTAGATAATCGTCGATTGATAGTACACGAGCTAGTAGATATAGTAGACATGTCGAAAAGTGTAGTACATCGCGTATTAACTGGTAATTTGGACACGAGTAAGGTGTGTACAAATGGAAGTCGTGAAGacgtttccatcgagtgttttgACTGAAATAAAACCaagtttcataaccatggatccATAATTTCACATTCCAAACTATAGAACAATCGAATCAAAGGTCTGGAAAGGGAGAATCGGTTCGAAAGAAGGCTGAGACAGTTCCATATGTAGACAAGGTCGTGGCGTCGATTCTTTGGGacgcgcgtgggataattttcattgaccattttgaaaacgaaaaaactaTGAACGGCGATTATTATGCAACGATTTGGGCGAAGAAATCAGGCAAAAACGAAAATGTATCAACAAAACAACGCACCAGCAAAAACATTCGTTATTGCCTCGGATTTTTCGATG harbors:
- the LOC130900015 gene encoding uncharacterized protein LOC130900015, giving the protein MKVLLLFGLVAFGVALPTFTGRYLTFGEDGTITLKSFNGYELDIFNSLARPRVLNVVVKTPGSVPRTLEIDEANNINKFYSYENFNQFDALRAVLKHYEGTLDETSFYALLTKIQFLVQAGVLDQTLLDVMRDWDLKCRTHQVSDVVPIHPESQDYGLHAEWFVSIPSHQQFLEQYDNTVFEQDSFDRDLYKWTVQQQWINQQVEQLHLTGTVSEEFVQEITERQALLNRQAEKCIEDLIREQSVVTYEIENLLQQQHFASSDLVNRQRIVYRRIHHLIERLTYQKSFVDRMIIQRVQRGFSSVHRQFYIQHNVLSEQVYRLIQQIFFQHVHVKRQIQFFYQHQDVLPQELIALEELTYRQVETFIPALIQHLIYQQEYVRYYFASIHKMGEVIPEIVLNHYLNFYQRLLELTVEGDLVPKQLYYQQKEIHQQIVQLVKENREKHLSGEFADQMVYRPREDLEQYHQLPWYSFLQRQYPSEYSQQRYEQEQEYPYHQFWYLLPQQKYEREGMTAFPGDNIYRRYQTVY